A single window of Cryptococcus depauperatus CBS 7841 chromosome 2, complete sequence DNA harbors:
- a CDS encoding ADP-ribosylation factor produces MGLNVSKLLSGLFGKKEMRILMVGLDAAGKTTILYKLKLGEIVTTIPTIGFNVETVEYKNISFTVWDVGGQDKIRPLWRHYFQNTQGIIFVVDSNDRERITEAREELQRMLSEDELRDALLLVFANKQDLPNAMNAAEITDKLGLHSLRQRSWYIQAACATSGDGLYEGLEWLSANLKRKSP; encoded by the exons ATGGGCCTCAACGTTTCAAAACTCCTCAGCGGCCTCTTTggcaaaaaagagatgC GAATTCTAATGGTTGGTCTCGATGCTGCCGGTAAAACAACCATCCTCTATAAACTCAAACTCGGTGAAATTGTCACTACCATTCCCACCATTG GTTTCAATGTCGAAACGGTGGAGTACAAAAACATCTCTTTCACCGTATGGGATGTAGGAGGGCAGGACAAAATTCGTCCTTTGTGGAGGCATT ACTTTCAAAACACACAGGGTATCATCTTCGTCGTCGACTCAAACGATCGGGAGCGAATCACAGAAGCCCGTGAAGAAT TGCAACGGATGCTGAGTGAGGATGAGTTGAGGGATGCGTTGCTCCTTGTGTTTGCCAACAAGCAG GACCTTCCCAACGCCATGAATGCTGCAGAAATTACTGACAAGCTTGgtctccattctcttcgACAGCGATCATGGTACATTCAGGCGGCGTGTGCTACTTCGGGCGACGGTCTTTATGAAGGTCTTGAGTGG CTCTCGGCCAAtctcaaaaggaaaagccCTTGA
- a CDS encoding elongation factor Tu, mitochondrial, with protein MLRNAFQTRLAPSLKTVEPRAVRSVAGSSISSARTFVSRPLVTPRFTDPSLILSELSPWKQTLTSSIGTIGHVDHGKTTLTAAITKYLSEQGGGKFMDYSQIDKAPEEKARGITISTAHVEYETPKRHYAHIDCPGHADYIKNMITGAAQLDGAIIVVSATDGQMPQTREHLLLARQVGIKKLVVFINKVDQVDDPEMLELVEMEMRELLSEYGFDGEESPIVMGSALAALEGRDPERGAKKIQELMEKADEWLDVPPRMSK; from the exons ATGTTGCGAAACGCTTTCCAAACCCGTCTCGCTCCTTCATTGAAAACAGTTGAGCCCAGAG CTGTACGCTCTGTGGCCGGTTCGTCGATTTCCTCTGCGAGGACATTTGTCTCCAGGCCGCTTGTGACCCCTCGCTTCA CAGATCCAAGCCTCATTTTAAGTGAGTTGAGTCCTTGGAAGCAAACGCTTACAAGCAGCATCGGCACTATTGGACATGTTGACCACGGCAAGACTACATTGACTGCTGCCATCACAAAGTATTTGTCTGAGCAAGGCGGTGGCAAGTTCATGGATTACAGTCAAATTGACAAGGCTCCCGAGGAAAAGGCTCGAGGTATTACTATCAGTACTGCG CACGTTGAGTATGAAACACCCAAGCGACATTATGCACACATCGACTGTCCAGGTCACGCTGATT ATATCAAAAACATGATCACCGGTGCTGCTCAATTGGATGGTGCCATAATTGTCGTGTCTGCCACTGACGGCCAAATGCCTCAAACCCGTGAACACTTACTCCTTGCGCGACAAGTTGGTATCAAGAAACTTGTCgttttcatcaacaaagTCGACCAGGTTGACGACCCTGAAATGCTTGAGTTAGTcgagatggagatgagGGAATTGCTCAGCGAGTACGGATTTGACGGAGAAGAGTCTCCTATCGTCATGGGCTCTGCCCTCGCTGCTCTTGAGGGTCGCGATCCTGAGAGAGGTGCCAAGAAGATTCAAGAGCTTATGGAGAAAGCCGATGAATGGCTTGATGTCCCCCCTCGTATGTCAAAGTAA
- a CDS encoding translation elongation factor Tu, whose product MYVEDVFSISGRGTVVTGKVERGTITKGSEVEIVGLGPSTKTILTGIERGEAGDNMGALLRGIKREQVRRGQVLVQPGSIKSVKKFKAQIYGGRYTPFMANYRPQLFIRTTDVTCALTFPEGTEGAHEKLVMPGDNVEMIGDLVHDIALESGSRFTLREGGKTIGTGIVSEVYE is encoded by the exons ATGTATGTTGAGGatgtcttttccatctctggtCGAGGCACCGTCGTAACCGGCAAGGTTGAGCGTGGAACTATAACTAAGGGCTCTGAGGTGGAAATTGTCGGCCTTGGCCCTTCTACAAAAACTATTCTCACTGGCATTG AACGTGGTGAGGCTGGTGACAACATGGGTGCCCTTCTGAGAGGTATCAAACGGGAGCAGGTTAGACGTGGACAAGTTTTGGTTCAGCCTGGTTCTATCAAGAGTGTTAAAAAATTCAAAGCTCAAATTTAT GGTGGTCGATATACCCCCTTTATGGCCAACTACCGACCTCAGCTCTTTATCCGTACAACCGACGTTACTTGCGCTCTCACATTCCCTGAAGGGACTGAAGGTGCTCACGAAAAACTCGTCATGCCTGGCGACAATGTCGAAATGATTGGCGACCTTGTTCACGATATTGCTCTCGAATCTGGATCCCGGTTCACTCTACGAGAGGGCGGAAAGACTATTGGCACCGGTATTGTCTCAGAAGTATATGAGTAA